From the genome of Brevundimonas sp. NIBR11:
GGCGGCCTTTCGTTGGACGCTTGAGTGACCCCTCACCCGATCGCGCCAGGACGACGGCTGCGCCGTCGTGCGCGATGTCCCTCTCCCGCAAGGGGAGAGGGAGGCGATCAGCGCCTTCTCGCCGTGTACAGGTCCCCAAGTCGGTCCGGCGTGCCTTCGATGCGCTCCAGGTGGGGGTATTTCAGGCCCTCGTGGTAGTCGAAGACGACCGTGCGGTAGTGGCTGTTGTCGCGGACGATCAGCTCGATCTTCTCGTCCGTGCCCTTGGCGGCCGTGATGGCGGCGCGGAGGTTGGCGGCGGAGGCGGCCTCCCCGTTGACGGCGATGATCTGCATGCCCACGGCCAGCTCCTGCTGGAAGGCCGGGCTGTTCCACAGGACGCTGCCGATGGTGTTGTCGGCCCCGGTGACGATGCCCAGCGAATAGGTGAAGTCGTTGCGGCCGTAGTTGCCGTACAGCGTCTTCTGATAGTCGCTCATGGTGTCGGTGTAGACGAGGCGGTAGCCGCCGCGCGTGAGGCCGTCGAGCGGGGCGCCCGGGCCGTGGCCGTCCAGGCGAGTGCGCAGGAAGGTCGCCCAGTCGTATTCCACGACGCCGTTCAGGGTCTCGACGACGGTCTCGAACGAGTAGGGGGCCTCGTCGTAGGCGCCGTCGTTGAGGCCGAAGAAGGCGCGGGCGAAGTCGTCGAGGGACTTGCGACCATTGGTGCGCTCGCGGATCAGGGTGTCGGCGTCGAGCCAGATCAGCTGGCCCTCGACATAGTAGTCTTCGCTGCGCTGCCAGGAGCGCCAGCCGATCGGTCGGCGCTGGGTGATGATGGGGTCGTTGACCGTGTCCTGCATCGCCCGCCATTCGCGGCCGACGGTGTTGTCATAGGTCGCGGCGTCCAGAGCGAGGGCGTCCAGCGCCTGCTGGCGGCTGTGCAGGCCCGAACGGGCGGCGAGGACCTTGCCCCAGAACTGGGTCTGGCCCTCGTAGACCCAGAGCAGTTCGTTCTGCAGCGGGACGTTGTAGTTGGCGACGTCCTGACCGGCGGGGCGCCGGTATTTGCCGTCCCAAGAGTGGGTGTATTCGTGGCTGAGGAGGTCGCGGTCGCCGAGCTGGCTCTCCCATTCGGTGAAGAAGGCCGGGTCGACGCTGTTCTCCGAACTGCGGTGATGCTCCAGGCCGATGCCGCCTATGCGGTCGGTCATGGCGACGAGGAAGTCGTAGTGGTCGTAGTGGCGGGCGCCGAACAGGCGGTCGGCCTGCTGGACCATGGAGCGCAGGATGCCGATCTGGTCGTCGGTGGGGGCGATGT
Proteins encoded in this window:
- a CDS encoding peptidase M61, whose product is MKRLAVSASLAVLLFASAPALAQTAPVVPPTPQTIPAAVDRAWPGVIHLDVDATDLNRRIYRVRETIPVEGPGPLTLFFPQWLPGEHGPTGPINQLGGLIFTANGQRVEWVRDALQPWAFHVVVPAGATELVAEFQHLSPTTGAQGRITMTGEMLNIQWEKMLLYPAGRYHRNITMQASVTLPEGWKYGTALRPAGAATGDTTTFQPVPLDVLVDSPMFAGEHYRQIDLDPGGRSPVMLNIVADAESHIAPTDDQIGILRSMVQQADRLFGARHYDHYDFLVAMTDRIGGIGLEHHRSSENSVDPAFFTEWESQLGDRDLLSHEYTHSWDGKYRRPAGQDVANYNVPLQNELLWVYEGQTQFWGKVLAARSGLHSRQQALDALALDAATYDNTVGREWRAMQDTVNDPIITQRRPIGWRSWQRSEDYYVEGQLIWLDADTLIRERTNGRKSLDDFARAFFGLNDGAYDEAPYSFETVVETLNGVVEYDWATFLRTRLDGHGPGAPLDGLTRGGYRLVYTDTMSDYQKTLYGNYGRNDFTYSLGIVTGADNTIGSVLWNSPAFQQELAVGMQIIAVNGEAASAANLRAAITAAKGTDEKIELIVRDNSHYRTVVFDYHEGLKYPHLERIEGTPDRLGDLYTARRR